In Scatophagus argus isolate fScaArg1 chromosome 3, fScaArg1.pri, whole genome shotgun sequence, one genomic interval encodes:
- the cntn2 gene encoding contactin-2, whose protein sequence is MMERLLCLLLLSSMALKEAVGGDVCVSGHDSGPVFEEQPSSIIYPEGLSEGKVTLSCQARASPAASYRWLVNGTDVPLGLDVRYTLVAGNLVISSPESIRDTGSYQCLAINRCGTVISRAANLKFGYLNDFPPDNRSPQTAYEGKGTFLACQPPPHYPALSYRWFINEFPNFIKKHDGRWFVSQVTGNLYVAKVEPNDTGNYFCFTTINMDISTKSTFSKANQLTVLPDVNLRKSAPNIKVRFPAETYALAGQTAQLECFAYGNPVPKVRWRKVDGLMPSKAGSSAAGPTLILPELSFDDEGVYECEAYNSQGSDKHQGRINVQAQPDWLQVMSDSEVEISSELHWSCVAAGKPRPSIRWLRNGQSLSTQDRVEVNGARLKISNLALEDSGMYQCVAENKHGTIYSSAELRVQVQAPDFRLNPVRKLIPAARGGQVMIECRPRAAPKPSLFWSRGTELLTNSSRVTVTPDGILWIHNISRADEGKYTCFAENYLGKANSTGHLSVRDATKITLAPSNADINQGENVTLQCHASHDPTMDLTFTWALNGVLLDLEDSAGPYHRVEGKENIGDLLIVNAQLSQAGMYTCTAQTVVDSASAAAKLVVRGPPGPPGGLLVKNVAETSVELRWSRGYDNHSPIGKYVIMGRSPLSSEWKKMRTDPVNIEGNAESARVIGLTPWMDYEFQVIASNILGSGEPSMPSHTVRTQQAAPTVAPSGLGGGGGDRSELIVTWTPMAREYQNGDGFGYILAFRKKDTSSWTIVRIPHVESSRYVYYNDSLMPYTPFEVKIKAYNRKGEGPFSQIAVVHSAEEEPTVGPSSINATALTAFEIQVSWEPVQQLSANGVLRGYEIRYWRQHEREAAADRVRTAGLETTARVSGLRPSTRYNVAVLAYNSAGTGPPSPRATVTTRKPPPNRRPGNVSWKTDGSWVMVRWDHVKAMHNESTVLGYKVLYKHEGQTALKVLDKTKTSVSLPLPKDNGYVVLEIRSWGEGGDGPAHEIIVSRDTGTGMMVQNDSSSTLSSHPLHFLPVSLLFALVSFPGL, encoded by the exons GTGGAGACGTTTGTGTATCGGGCCATGACAGCGGGCCAGTGTTTGAAGAACAGCCAAGCAGTATAATTTACCCAGAGGGTCTGAGTGAAGGCAAGGTGACCCTCAGTTGTCAGGCCAGAGCCAGTCCAGCTGCTTCTTATAG GTGGCTTGTGAATGGCACAGATGTCCCGCTGGGTTTGGATGTGCGCTACACGTTGGTAGCTGGGAACCTGGTGATCAGCAGCCCTGAGTCTATTCGAGACACAGGCTCCTATCAGTGTTTGGCCATTAACCGCTGTGGCACCGTCATCAGCCGAGCAGCTAACCTCAAATTTGGCT ACCTCAATGACTTCCCTCCAGACAACAGGAGTCCTCAGACTGCATATGAAGGCAAAGGAACTTTCTTGGCCTGCCAGCCCCCTCCACATTACCCAG CTCTTTCCTACCGTTGGTTTATTAATGAATTTCCCAACTTCATCAAGAAGCACGATGGACGCTGGTTTGTGTCGCAAGTGACAGGGAATTTGTACGTGGCTAAAGTAGAGCCAAACGACACCGGGAACTACTTCTGCTTCACCACCATCAACATGGACATCAGCACCAAGAGCACCTTCAGCAAGGCCAACCAGCTCACTGTACTGCCTGATG tcaatCTCAGGAAGTCAGCTCCAAACATCAAAGTGCGCTTCCCAGCAGAGACCTACGCCCTCGCAGGACAGACTGCTCAGTTAGAGTGCTTCGCCTATGGAAA TCCAGTCCCAAAAGTGCGATGGAGGAAGGTGGATGGTTTGATGCCTTCAAAGGCAGGCTCCAGTGCTGCAGGTCCCACCCTCATCCTTCCAGAGCTTTCCTTCGATGATGAGGGCGTTTACGAGTGTGAAGCCTACAACTCACAGGGAAGCGACAAGCACCAGGGACGCATCAATGTGCAAG CTCAGCCAGACTGGTTGCAGGTGATGAGCGACTCAGAGGTGGAGATCAGCTCAGAGCTGCACTGGAGTTGTGTGGCTGCTGGTAAACCTCGACCATCTATACGCTGGCTACGCAATGGACAGTCACTGAgcacacag GATCGGGTAGAAGTGAATGGGGCTCGTCTCAAGATCAGTAACCTGGCCCTGGAGGATTCTGGGATGTACCAGTGTGTGGCTGAGAACAAACATGGCACTATCTACTCCAGCGCTGAGCTCAGAGTCCAAG TTCAGGCTCCAGACTTCAGGTTGAATCCAGTTAGGAAACTGATCCCAGCAGCCAGAGGAGGGCAGGTCATGATTGAGTGTCGCCCTCGAGCTGCCCCGAAGCCCAGCCTGTTCTGGAGCCGTGGGACAGAGCTGctcaccaacagcagcag AGTGACAGTAACTCCAGATGGAATCTTGTGGATCCACAATATCAGCAGGGCAGACGAAGGAAAATATACCTGCTTTGCTGAGAACTATCTGGGCAAAGCCAACAGCACTGGACACCTGTCTGTTAGAG ATGCCACTAAGATCACACTGGCTCCATCCAACGCTGACATCAATCAAGGGGAGAATGTGACACTCCAGTGTCATGCCTCCCACGACCCCACCATGGACCTGACCTTCACATGGGCCCTTAACGGGGTCCTGCTGGACCTGGAGGATTCTGCTGGGCCGTACCACCGGGTGGAGGGG aaagaaaacattggTGACCTGTTGATTGTGAATGCTCAGCTCAGTCAAGCAGGGATGTACACCTGCACAGCTCAGACTGTGGTGGACAGTgcctcagcagcagctaaaCTAGTGGTTCGAG GTCCCCCAGGACCTCCTGGTGGTTTACTGGTGAAGAATGTTGCTGAGACGTCAGTGGAGCTCAGGTGGAGTCGTGGCTACGATAACCACAGTCCCATTGGCAAATATGTCATCATGGGCCGATCACCGCTTTCCTCAGAGTGGAAGAAGATGAggacag ACCCGGTTAACATTGAGGGGAATGCGGAGTCGGCCCGTGTGATTGGTCTCACGCCCTGGATGGATTATGAATTCCAGGTCATCGCCAGCAACATACTAGGCAGTGGGGAACCAAGCATGCCGTCACACACAGTCCGCACACAGCAAGCAG CTCCCACAGTGGCCCCCAGTGGActtggagggggaggaggagaccGCAGTGAACTCATTGTTACCTGGACG CCCATGGCCAGAGAATACCAGAATGGTGATGGATTTGGCTACATCCTGGCATTCAGGAAGAAAGACACATCATCGTGGACAATAGTGCGTATTCCTCATGTGGAGTCATCCCGATATGTTTACTACAATGATAGCCTGATGCCGTACACTCCCTTTGAGGTGAAGATTAAAGCTTATAACCGCAAAGGAGAAGGTCCTTTCAGCCAGATAGCTGTGGTCCACTCTGCAGAGGAAG AGCCCACAGTTGGACCATCGAGCATTAATGCCACAGCACTGACCGCCTTTGAGATCCAGGTTTCATGGGAGCCCGTCCAGCAGCTCAGCGCCAATGGCGTCCTTAGAGGATATGAG ATCCGCTACTGGCGGCAGCATGAAagggaagcagcagcagacagagtgCGGACGGCAGGACTGGAAACAACAGCCAGAGTGTCTGGACTTCGACCCAGCACTCGATACAATGTTGCTGTTCTGGCGTACAACAGTGCTGGCACTGGGCCACCCTCGCCACGCGCCACCGTCACCACCAGGAAACCAC CTCCTAATCGTCGTCCGGGAAACGTATCATGGAAGACTGATGGCTCATGGGTAATGGTGAGATGGGACCATGTGAAGGCCATGCACAATGAGTCAACTGTTCTGGGCTACAAA GTTCTGTACAAACATGAGGGCCAGACAGCACTGAAGGTTCTGGACAAGACAAAGACGTCAGTGAGTCTGCCATTGCCAAAAGACAATGGTTACGTTGTATTGGAGATTCGGTCCTGGGGAGAGGGCGGGGACGGGCCAGCACACGAGATTATAGTGTCCCGGGACACAG GGACTGGTATGATGGTGCAGAACGATTCCTCCTCTACACTGAGCAGTCAccctcttcacttcctccctgTCTCGCTTCTGTTCGCTCTTGTGTCGTTTCCAGGCCTGTGA